From bacterium, one genomic window encodes:
- the recA gene encoding recombinase RecA has translation MQKNSGDVNKERAVELAIGQIEKQFGRGSIMKLGDDSMKVEAVVIPSGSLALDAALGIGGFPRGRVVELFGPESSGKTTLALSIVANAQRMGGYAAYIDAEHALDSAYARTMGVDVDNLLISQPDCGEDALEISDTLIRSGAIDVIVIDSVAALVPRAELEGEMGDAHVGLQARLMSQALRKLTGHISRSNTCVIFINQIRMKIGVMFGNPETTTGGNALKFYSSVRVDIRRVATLKEREEAIGMRAKVKVVKNKLATPFRTAEFDIMFDGTGISAEGDAIDIGSEIDIIAKSGTWFSYENERLGQGRENVRAFLREHRDIRDRIIAQIREKMGLKPVTEKKKDDKNL, from the coding sequence GTGCAAAAGAATTCTGGTGATGTCAATAAGGAAAGAGCTGTCGAGCTGGCCATCGGTCAGATCGAGAAACAGTTCGGCCGCGGTTCCATCATGAAACTGGGCGACGATTCCATGAAGGTGGAAGCTGTCGTGATTCCCTCCGGCTCGCTTGCGCTCGATGCTGCGCTCGGTATTGGTGGTTTCCCGCGGGGACGGGTTGTCGAGCTCTTCGGTCCGGAATCTTCCGGAAAAACCACCCTGGCGCTCAGTATCGTTGCAAATGCCCAGCGTATGGGCGGTTATGCGGCATACATCGATGCTGAGCACGCGCTCGATTCTGCATATGCGAGGACCATGGGAGTGGATGTCGATAACCTGCTTATCAGCCAGCCGGACTGCGGAGAGGATGCCCTCGAAATCTCCGACACGCTTATCCGGTCGGGCGCTATCGACGTCATCGTGATCGATTCGGTTGCGGCGCTTGTCCCGAGAGCCGAGCTCGAAGGCGAGATGGGGGATGCCCATGTCGGTCTCCAGGCCCGTCTCATGAGTCAGGCGCTCAGGAAGCTTACCGGCCATATTTCACGCTCCAACACATGCGTCATATTCATCAACCAGATCCGCATGAAGATCGGGGTGATGTTCGGTAATCCCGAAACCACGACGGGCGGCAATGCGCTGAAATTCTATTCCTCGGTGAGGGTCGATATCAGGCGTGTCGCGACCCTGAAAGAGCGCGAGGAGGCCATCGGCATGCGCGCCAAGGTTAAAGTGGTTAAAAACAAGCTCGCAACACCGTTCAGAACAGCCGAATTCGATATCATGTTTGATGGCACCGGGATAAGCGCCGAGGGCGATGCCATCGATATAGGCAGCGAGATCGATATCATCGCGAAATCCGGCACCTGGTTTTCGTACGAAAATGAACGCCTCGGTCAGGGCAGGGAGAATGTCCGGGCTTTCCTCCGCGAGCATCGTGATATCCGCGACCGCATCATTGCACAGATAAGAGAAAAAATGGGTTTGAAGCCTGTTACCGAGAAGAAGAAGGACGATAAGAATTTATGA
- the alaS gene encoding alanine--tRNA ligase, which yields MTSNEIRGSFLGYFEKNGHARIAGSPVIPWGDPTLMFTNAGMNQFKDVFLGREKRDYTRATTCQPCIRAGGKHNDLDEVGHTTRHGTFLEMLGNFSFGDYFKEGAIGFAWEFLTKEMGLNPDLLYPSVYSTDEEAFAIWRDIIGVPAGRILRFGNIEKGDDENFWSMGTTGPCGPCSEIYIDRGAQYGPDDPYKALSIDAPRFLELWNLVFMQFNRNESGVMDPLPKPSIDTGLGLERMAMVLQGRENIFETDILGKLIRRIEEFTGKTYAESTGMPFRAAADHVRTLSFAIADGALPSNEGRGYVLRRILRRASRYLRKLEVHEPLIYRLVSDVVDLMGDAYPRLDERVDYTAMVIRSEEERFLKTLDQGVDLFEGLAADVRSHGVRVISGEDAFRLYDTFGFPVDLTRIMAEEQNLTVDMAAFEKAMEAQRIRARESSSFQAVDDSGEPWQEVPGTAGGGSVFVGYESDSAEANLVRYRENGDGAVELVFDKTPFYALSGGQVNDTGTIVPHDDAFGLRVKDVRDYPQAGRAHICEVERGKFAVSSLISAPARLSIAGGPRHDTERNHSATHLLQAGLQDVLGKHVRQSGSFVDPERLRFDFNHFSAVTADELARVEAFVNRAVIEDYPVVITQSTLEEARSMGAMSLFEEKYGDTVRVVKMGDVSLELCGGTHVSRTGRIGLFRIVSESSVAAGIRRIEAVTGMRSYELAASELGILQDINHRLNTTAGDVVERIESQAAKIRELEKEIRRLRTEGAFGGGSDIMSNIVEVGGVKVAFGRMDAASAEELKTFADTIRDRLGSGVGVLGAAINGKVSIVATVTDDLIKQRSLRAGDIVKKVAEAVGGTGGGRPHMAMAGGKDVGALDDALASVPGVIDGLLKGKA from the coding sequence ATGACATCAAACGAGATTCGCGGGAGTTTTCTCGGCTATTTCGAGAAAAACGGTCATGCCAGGATAGCCGGTTCGCCCGTTATCCCCTGGGGTGATCCAACCCTCATGTTCACCAACGCCGGAATGAACCAGTTCAAGGATGTTTTCCTCGGACGTGAGAAGCGGGACTATACACGCGCAACCACCTGCCAGCCCTGTATCCGCGCCGGCGGGAAACACAACGACCTCGACGAAGTGGGGCATACGACAAGGCATGGCACATTTCTTGAAATGCTCGGTAACTTCTCCTTCGGCGACTATTTCAAGGAAGGCGCCATCGGGTTCGCATGGGAATTCCTGACAAAGGAAATGGGGCTCAATCCCGACCTGCTTTACCCGAGCGTGTATTCAACCGACGAGGAGGCCTTTGCAATCTGGAGGGATATCATCGGCGTTCCCGCAGGCAGAATCCTCAGGTTCGGCAACATCGAGAAAGGCGACGACGAGAATTTCTGGAGCATGGGTACGACCGGTCCCTGCGGCCCGTGCTCGGAAATCTATATCGACCGCGGCGCACAGTACGGTCCCGACGATCCGTACAAGGCGCTCAGTATCGATGCCCCCCGGTTTCTCGAGCTCTGGAATCTCGTGTTCATGCAGTTCAACCGTAATGAAAGCGGCGTCATGGACCCCCTTCCCAAGCCGTCCATCGATACCGGTCTCGGCCTCGAACGCATGGCGATGGTCCTGCAGGGCAGGGAAAACATCTTCGAGACCGACATCCTCGGGAAACTCATCCGCCGTATTGAAGAATTTACCGGAAAAACCTACGCCGAGTCTACCGGTATGCCGTTCAGGGCCGCTGCCGATCATGTCCGCACCCTGAGCTTTGCCATTGCGGATGGCGCGCTTCCCTCCAACGAGGGACGCGGGTATGTCCTGCGGCGTATTCTCCGTCGCGCTTCACGGTATCTCCGCAAGCTCGAAGTCCATGAGCCGCTCATATACCGTCTTGTCAGCGATGTGGTCGATCTCATGGGAGATGCGTATCCGCGGCTCGACGAGCGGGTGGATTATACGGCGATGGTTATCAGGAGCGAGGAGGAGCGGTTCCTCAAGACCCTCGACCAGGGAGTCGATCTGTTCGAGGGGCTCGCGGCTGATGTCCGGTCACACGGGGTGCGGGTTATCAGCGGCGAGGACGCATTCAGGCTGTATGACACCTTCGGATTCCCCGTTGACCTGACACGGATCATGGCCGAGGAACAGAACCTGACCGTGGACATGGCCGCTTTTGAAAAGGCGATGGAAGCCCAGCGTATCCGTGCCCGCGAATCTTCCTCATTCCAGGCTGTCGACGACAGCGGTGAACCATGGCAGGAAGTCCCCGGGACGGCCGGGGGTGGTTCGGTTTTCGTTGGATATGAAAGCGATTCTGCCGAGGCGAATCTTGTCAGGTATCGTGAAAACGGAGATGGCGCTGTCGAGCTCGTGTTCGACAAAACCCCGTTTTATGCCCTTTCGGGCGGTCAGGTAAATGACACGGGAACTATCGTGCCTCATGATGACGCGTTCGGTCTCCGTGTGAAGGATGTCCGCGATTACCCGCAGGCGGGCAGAGCGCATATCTGCGAGGTCGAGCGGGGGAAATTTGCCGTCTCCTCGCTCATTTCCGCTCCGGCGCGTCTTTCAATTGCCGGCGGGCCGCGTCATGACACCGAGCGAAACCACTCGGCGACACATCTGCTCCAGGCGGGGCTTCAGGATGTTCTCGGGAAGCATGTCCGGCAGTCCGGTTCGTTTGTCGACCCCGAGCGGCTCCGCTTCGATTTCAACCACTTTTCGGCGGTCACCGCAGACGAGCTTGCCCGTGTCGAGGCGTTCGTGAACCGCGCTGTCATCGAGGACTACCCGGTTGTCATCACGCAGTCGACGCTCGAGGAAGCGCGCTCCATGGGCGCCATGAGCCTCTTCGAGGAGAAGTACGGCGACACGGTGCGGGTCGTGAAGATGGGCGATGTATCCCTCGAGCTCTGCGGCGGAACCCATGTTTCGAGAACCGGGCGGATCGGGCTTTTCAGGATCGTGTCCGAGTCCTCGGTTGCTGCCGGGATACGGCGTATCGAGGCGGTCACCGGCATGCGTTCCTATGAGCTTGCAGCTTCCGAGCTCGGTATTCTCCAGGACATTAACCATCGTCTCAACACCACGGCCGGTGATGTTGTCGAGCGGATCGAGAGCCAGGCTGCGAAAATCCGTGAGCTCGAAAAGGAAATCAGGCGCCTCAGAACCGAGGGAGCATTCGGCGGCGGCAGCGACATAATGTCGAACATTGTCGAGGTCGGGGGAGTCAAAGTGGCGTTCGGGCGCATGGATGCTGCCAGTGCGGAAGAGCTCAAGACATTCGCCGATACCATCCGTGACAGGCTCGGCAGCGGCGTCGGCGTTCTCGGAGCCGCGATTAACGGGAAAGTGTCCATTGTTGCGACGGTGACCGATGATCTTATCAAACAGCGTTCGCTCAGGGCGGGAGACATAGTCAAAAAAGTCGCCGAGGCGGTGGGCGGAACGGGCGGAGGACGGCCTCACATGGCGATGGCCGGGGGAAAAGATGTCGGGGCGCTCGATGACGCGCTCGCATCCGTGCCCGGAGTAATTGACGGATTATTGAAAGGAAAGGCATGA
- a CDS encoding geranylgeranylglyceryl/heptaprenylglyceryl phosphate synthase, which yields MTFHSRMTVYSYLLEVRDKKGAGFLVLMDPDRSSPRLVAEQAVKCRDAGVDALLIGTSLMMTNGFQDTVQAASEAIDIPVIIFPGGKSQVCEKADAILFLSLLSGRNPDFIIGEQVRSAPLIKSMGLEAISTAYLIVESGRMTSVEYMSNTKPIPSDKPDIAVAHAMTAEIFGMKIVYLEAGSGAAKPVPDEMIRQVAAEVGIPVMVGGGIRSAETVSAKVDAGASFIVVGNHLENSDNFSDLVSFVKAAHTL from the coding sequence ATGACTTTTCACAGCCGGATGACCGTATACAGCTATCTTCTGGAAGTCAGGGATAAAAAGGGCGCGGGATTTCTCGTGCTCATGGACCCCGACCGTTCTTCTCCGCGCCTTGTTGCCGAACAGGCAGTGAAGTGCAGGGATGCCGGAGTGGATGCTCTTCTTATCGGAACGAGCCTCATGATGACGAACGGGTTTCAGGATACGGTACAGGCGGCAAGTGAAGCGATCGATATACCCGTCATCATTTTTCCCGGCGGGAAATCCCAGGTATGTGAAAAGGCGGATGCGATCCTCTTTCTTTCGCTCCTCTCGGGCCGTAATCCCGATTTTATCATCGGGGAACAGGTGCGGAGCGCTCCGCTTATTAAAAGCATGGGGCTCGAAGCGATATCCACGGCGTATCTTATTGTCGAGTCGGGGCGGATGACCTCGGTCGAATACATGTCGAACACCAAGCCGATACCCTCTGACAAGCCCGACATCGCGGTTGCCCATGCCATGACCGCGGAGATATTCGGCATGAAGATAGTGTATCTCGAGGCGGGTAGCGGCGCCGCGAAACCCGTTCCCGACGAGATGATCAGGCAGGTCGCCGCGGAGGTCGGCATTCCCGTCATGGTCGGCGGTGGCATCAGGAGCGCCGAAACGGTTTCCGCGAAGGTCGATGCGGGCGCTTCGTTCATCGTTGTCGGAAACCACCTCGAAAACAGCGATAATTTTTCGGATCTTGTTTCGTTTGTCAAAGCAGCGCACACCCTGTAA
- a CDS encoding AAA family ATPase, protein MVNEDYLTYWGLNKPPFSLTPDPEMLYLSGQHSECLMRLKYAIFSHKGGALLVSDTAGNGKTSVLSRLTKDLNEYYSGRVKVAFIDHPTLTPIEMLGEIAHQLGAELHTTEKIRALNFLRDRLFSLYNDNIKVVVIVDEGQMLKDRADLLGELRILLNFCVSDSFLLTFIFSGQKPLDTVLRETPEFWQRLPVRFFLKNLDYEDTRALVRFRLGKVGRTDDIFTEEGYEGIYNYSEGCPRIICSVADLCLIVGFAKGARRIGFVEVSTACRDMESSGDGFHYYAYLKSQQHTPSQKSESAQPSGKTVPVPKREKHDAAPVVSGGKSSSGLGPPLADIQSVSCPSCAEANPKERKFCQKCKSPLYRKCPACLTLIDTVSNICPVCQADIDIEKDALVKRVQQILNKYDILDSGTRIWLDAKDIELRKDELVMIIFPRGNLLSDGPVVFSTSNTTTSSRESCDILLTDRRLIIFFAGKKTVGTDLIRIDSCMHIDTGKFLGRRRALLMVSFGGSMYRISLPFGSRKNREIFETVSSFIQKMMLK, encoded by the coding sequence ATGGTGAACGAAGATTACCTGACATACTGGGGTCTGAATAAGCCACCGTTCTCGCTGACCCCCGATCCCGAAATGCTCTACCTGTCCGGACAGCATTCGGAATGTCTCATGCGGCTCAAATATGCCATCTTTTCGCACAAGGGCGGCGCTCTCCTTGTTTCGGATACCGCCGGTAACGGGAAAACCTCGGTGCTTTCCCGCCTGACCAAAGACCTCAATGAATACTACTCCGGCAGGGTGAAAGTCGCCTTTATCGACCATCCTACCCTGACCCCGATAGAGATGCTCGGAGAAATCGCCCACCAGCTCGGCGCCGAGCTTCATACCACCGAGAAAATCCGGGCGCTCAACTTTCTCCGCGACCGCCTTTTTTCACTCTACAACGACAATATCAAAGTCGTCGTGATCGTCGACGAGGGACAGATGCTCAAGGATCGCGCCGACCTGCTCGGAGAGCTCAGAATACTGTTGAATTTCTGTGTGTCCGATTCGTTTCTGCTGACATTCATTTTTTCCGGCCAGAAACCCCTCGATACGGTGCTCAGGGAAACGCCCGAATTCTGGCAGCGCCTGCCGGTGCGTTTTTTCCTCAAAAACCTCGATTATGAGGACACACGGGCCCTCGTTCGGTTCAGGCTCGGAAAGGTCGGAAGAACCGATGATATTTTTACCGAAGAGGGTTACGAGGGGATTTATAACTATTCGGAAGGATGCCCCCGCATCATCTGCTCTGTGGCCGATCTCTGTCTTATCGTCGGCTTTGCAAAGGGTGCGCGGCGTATCGGGTTCGTCGAGGTTTCAACCGCCTGCCGTGATATGGAATCTTCCGGCGACGGATTCCATTACTATGCATACCTGAAATCTCAGCAGCACACTCCTTCTCAAAAGTCGGAATCGGCTCAGCCGTCCGGGAAAACGGTACCTGTTCCGAAACGGGAAAAACACGACGCCGCACCGGTTGTTTCCGGAGGGAAATCTTCTTCCGGCCTCGGGCCTCCTCTTGCCGATATTCAGTCCGTCTCATGCCCGTCCTGTGCCGAAGCCAACCCGAAAGAGCGGAAGTTCTGCCAGAAGTGCAAATCCCCGCTTTACCGGAAATGCCCCGCCTGTTTGACGCTGATCGATACGGTCTCTAATATCTGCCCGGTCTGCCAGGCCGATATTGACATCGAAAAAGACGCTCTGGTGAAGCGCGTTCAGCAGATTCTTAATAAATACGACATTCTCGACAGCGGGACCCGGATATGGCTTGATGCGAAAGATATCGAGCTCAGGAAAGACGAGCTGGTCATGATCATTTTCCCCCGCGGCAACCTGCTGAGCGACGGCCCGGTCGTATTCAGCACATCGAATACCACCACATCATCGAGAGAGTCCTGCGACATTCTCCTTACCGACAGGCGGCTCATCATTTTTTTCGCCGGAAAGAAAACCGTCGGCACCGACCTTATCCGTATCGATTCATGCATGCACATCGATACCGGAAAGTTTCTCGGACGCCGCCGCGCACTCCTCATGGTTTCGTTCGGCGGCAGCATGTATCGTATCTCCCTCCCCTTCGGCTCCCGTAAAAACAGGGAAATCTTCGAGACGGTCTCTTCGTTTATCCAGAAAATGATGCTCAAGTGA
- a CDS encoding patatin-like phospholipase family protein: protein MNLPSALLLAFLVTGAAHAETFSITYENGRMVERFPEKTRPVIGLALSGGGARGIAHLGVIEVLNNMGIRVERIAGTSMGSLVGGLYAAGYSTEYLINRFENTDWSTAMSSSPRRRSAYISSKEMYDWPLFELRFEGLNAKIPSSLSSGQHYATTLAWFCLGPTYECRKNFDQLPIPFRSVATNLNTGTKEVLAEGNLARAIQASSTVPLLFTPVEWGNKLLVDGGLVDNLPVQVVRDMGSDFIIASVVEESMHAIGELDNAFNVADQVTSIPMRNMTRYSKNFADFVISPDVDEFSSTDFGSIHEMVEKGRQAALQAVPALMDSLELKSSACRKTVVDSITVAPGEDESFVRTTLSSFVTAGETTFFWQIAAGLESLWQSGRYCSVSADLDTAEGTLALTLIPVPATVVLVIQGRNQDEIINKSVTLPTETDRPLLMQEVIEKVDSEIRLIRSEGLSFTHVTGTEINQPPGTLTVTAAVPQLTDIVLDSNIKTRNTTILRELELKPGDPFNLSMVMSSLENLYGTNFFEWIYPDVEYYEDGVRLYIHMKEKNWTVTRLGLNYDEMYHTEGKITFSRENILGFGNQLAGTFQIGGRKRLLMLESRNDRIYSTLLTYEIKFYKNFRLRPLYADHSFKSDYKDDRYGAIFSIGQQMDKLGNAVIQLKTETLWLKTDPSSSLKGEKKELRSFVLRSLIDSYDQYPFPRRGKLNLIYIETTEEIIGGTEQFVKLYWGGSMVQTYNRRHTFSGSFFLGSADPSLPEIESFTLGGHPSRLNCYDHESTGSHFYADFPGLADEEKYGNRLAVAKAAYRLFVPKYFYLDLSYSFGNVWQKGEHITKETFLQAYGIMGSFATPGGPISLGWGITSEGDDRLYMSAGWEF from the coding sequence GTGAATCTGCCTTCCGCACTTCTCCTTGCCTTTCTCGTGACGGGCGCAGCTCATGCCGAGACATTCAGCATCACGTATGAAAACGGCAGGATGGTTGAACGCTTCCCTGAAAAAACGCGACCCGTGATCGGTCTCGCTTTATCCGGCGGTGGAGCGCGGGGAATCGCTCACCTCGGTGTCATCGAAGTGCTGAACAATATGGGTATCCGGGTAGAACGTATCGCAGGCACATCCATGGGAAGTCTTGTCGGCGGTCTCTATGCCGCGGGATACAGCACGGAGTATCTGATCAACAGATTCGAGAATACCGACTGGTCAACCGCCATGAGCAGCTCTCCGAGGCGGCGCAGCGCATATATCAGCTCGAAAGAGATGTACGACTGGCCCCTCTTCGAGCTCAGGTTCGAGGGACTGAACGCAAAAATCCCCTCGAGTCTTTCCTCGGGACAGCATTATGCTACCACGCTCGCATGGTTCTGCCTCGGCCCGACATACGAATGCCGGAAAAATTTCGATCAGCTCCCCATACCGTTCAGATCGGTCGCTACCAATCTCAATACCGGGACAAAGGAAGTTCTCGCCGAAGGGAATCTCGCGCGGGCCATTCAGGCTTCGAGCACGGTTCCGCTCCTGTTTACCCCGGTCGAATGGGGAAACAAGCTTCTTGTCGATGGCGGTCTGGTCGATAACCTGCCCGTTCAGGTTGTCCGCGATATGGGCTCCGATTTTATCATCGCATCGGTGGTCGAGGAGAGTATGCATGCTATCGGAGAACTTGACAATGCTTTCAATGTGGCAGACCAGGTAACCAGCATCCCCATGAGAAACATGACGCGGTATTCAAAAAACTTCGCCGACTTCGTCATCAGTCCCGATGTCGATGAATTTTCCTCGACAGATTTCGGCTCCATCCACGAAATGGTGGAAAAAGGAAGGCAGGCCGCGTTACAGGCTGTTCCGGCCCTCATGGATTCACTGGAACTCAAATCCTCCGCCTGCCGCAAAACGGTTGTCGATTCAATCACTGTAGCACCCGGAGAAGACGAATCGTTTGTCCGTACAACCCTGTCATCGTTTGTAACAGCCGGGGAGACGACATTCTTCTGGCAAATCGCCGCCGGCCTGGAAAGTCTCTGGCAATCCGGACGCTACTGTTCGGTAAGCGCCGATCTCGACACCGCGGAGGGAACACTCGCCCTGACCCTGATACCTGTTCCCGCAACTGTCGTTCTCGTAATACAAGGCCGTAACCAGGACGAGATCATCAACAAAAGTGTTACCCTGCCTACGGAAACCGACCGTCCGCTTCTCATGCAGGAGGTAATCGAGAAAGTCGACAGCGAAATACGGCTTATCCGCTCGGAAGGCTTATCGTTTACCCATGTGACCGGCACCGAAATAAATCAGCCGCCCGGAACACTCACCGTAACAGCGGCAGTCCCGCAGCTTACCGATATAGTGCTGGACAGCAATATAAAGACCCGTAATACGACAATTCTTCGTGAGCTCGAATTGAAACCGGGGGATCCGTTCAACCTTTCCATGGTGATGTCCTCACTGGAAAACCTATACGGCACCAATTTTTTCGAATGGATATATCCGGATGTCGAATATTACGAGGACGGCGTACGGCTGTACATTCACATGAAAGAGAAAAACTGGACGGTGACCAGGCTCGGACTCAATTATGATGAAATGTATCACACGGAAGGCAAAATCACGTTTTCACGCGAAAATATTCTTGGTTTCGGCAACCAGCTTGCCGGAACGTTTCAGATCGGCGGGAGAAAACGGCTGCTCATGCTCGAAAGCAGAAACGACCGGATTTACAGCACACTGCTGACATACGAGATAAAATTTTACAAGAATTTCCGGCTGCGTCCCCTCTATGCCGATCATTCGTTCAAGTCCGATTACAAGGACGACCGTTACGGGGCGATATTTTCAATCGGCCAGCAGATGGATAAGCTTGGAAACGCCGTGATACAGCTTAAAACGGAAACCCTCTGGCTCAAGACAGACCCTTCCTCTTCCCTGAAGGGGGAAAAAAAGGAGCTTCGCAGTTTTGTACTGCGCTCTCTGATCGATAGTTACGACCAATACCCGTTTCCCCGGAGGGGCAAGCTCAACCTCATCTATATCGAAACCACCGAAGAAATCATCGGGGGAACCGAACAGTTCGTGAAGCTGTACTGGGGAGGGAGCATGGTGCAGACATACAACAGACGCCATACGTTCTCGGGATCGTTTTTTCTCGGCTCGGCGGACCCCTCATTGCCCGAAATCGAGTCGTTCACGCTCGGCGGGCATCCCTCACGGCTCAACTGCTACGACCACGAAAGCACCGGTTCGCACTTTTATGCCGATTTCCCCGGACTTGCGGATGAAGAAAAATACGGTAACCGTCTCGCGGTCGCAAAGGCAGCATACCGTCTTTTCGTACCGAAGTACTTCTACCTCGACCTGAGCTACAGTTTCGGAAATGTCTGGCAGAAAGGCGAGCACATCACCAAGGAGACGTTTCTCCAAGCCTACGGAATCATGGGGTCGTTTGCCACACCCGGAGGGCCGATCAGCCTGGGCTGGGGTATTACATCCGAAGGCGACGACCGGTTATACATGTCGGCCGGCTGGGAATTCTGA